A stretch of the Medicago truncatula cultivar Jemalong A17 chromosome 5, MtrunA17r5.0-ANR, whole genome shotgun sequence genome encodes the following:
- the LOC11437442 gene encoding aspartic proteinase CDR1: MTGSPSNCFVKHLTVLAHNSCDSPLCHKLDTGVCSPEKRCNYTYGYGDNSLTKGVLAQDTATFTSNTGKLVSLSRFLFGCGHNNTGGFNDHEMGLIGLGGGPTSLISQIGPLFGGKKFSQCLVPFLTDIKISSRMSFGKGSQVLGDGVVTTPLVQREQDMTSYFVTLLGISVEDTYLPMNSTIEKGNMLVDSGTPPNILPQQLYDRVYVEVKNNVPLELITNDPSLGPQLCYRTQTNLKGPTLTYHFEGANLLLTPIQTFIPPTPETKGVFCLAINNYTNSNGGVYGNFAQSNYLIGFDLDRQVVSFKATDCTKQ, encoded by the coding sequence ATGACGGGTTCACCGTCAAACTGCTTCGTAAAACATCTAACCGTTCTCGCTCACAACTCATGTGATTCTCCTTTGTGTCACAAACTTGACACAGGTGTGTGTTCTCCTGAGAAGCGTTGCAATTATACCTATGGCTACGGAGATAATTCTCTAACAAAGGGTGTTCTTGCACAAGACACGGCTACCTTTACATCAAACACGGGTAAACTTGTTTCCCTTTCAAGATTTCTTTTTGGTTGTGGACATAACAACACTGGGGGTTTTAATGACCATGAGATGGGTCTAATTGGTCTTGGAGGAGGACCAACATCACTCATTTCTCAAATAGGTCCTTTATTTGGAGGCAAAAAGTTTTCTCAATGTTTGGTTCCTTTCCTCACCGATATCAAAATTTCAAGCCGAATGAGTTTTGGAAAAGGGAGTCAAGTGTTAGGGGATGGTGTGGTTACTACACCTTTAGTTCAACGTGAACAAGATATGACATCATATTTTGTTACATTACTAGGTATTAGTGTGGAAGACACATATCTTCCCATGAATAGTACTATTGAAAAGGGTAACATGTTGGTTGATTCGGGAACACCACCGAATATATTACCACAACAATTGTATGATAGAGTGTATGTTGAAGTCAAAAACAATGTTCCATTAGAACTCATTACAAATGATCCAAGTTTGGGTCCTCAACTTTGCTATCGTACACAAACTAATCTTAAAGGACCAACACTTACATACCATTTTGAAGGTGCAAATTTACTTTTAACGCCGATCCAAACGTTCATTCCACCAACTCCAGAAACAAAAGGTGTTTTTTGCTTGGCAATAAATAACTATACTAATAGTAATGGGGGCGTTTATGGTAATTTTGCACAATCAAATTACTTAATAGGGTTTGATTTAGATAGACAGGTGGTCTCTTTCAAGGCAACGGATTGCACCAAACAATAG